ATTTGATGTATAAAGCTTTATATAATGCCATGAATGGGTGAGACACTGGTTTTGTGTATTTTAGGGAAAGACTTGATTGGACTGGCACAAACTGGCTCGGGTAAAACAGGAGCTTTCGCACTTCCAGTGCTGCAAGCCCTGTTGGATTCTCCACAAGCTTTTTTTGCTTGTGTACTCTCTCCGACACGGTTTGATATCTATCCATAGATCTGGTTATATCCTTTGATTGGATTTATTACCAAATATTGTTTTTACTCCAAGTCGTCCAGCAGTTTGACTttctttgtttgtatttttttttatgcactTCAGGGAGCTTGCTCTGCAGATTGCTGATcaatttgaagctttaggaTCAGGCATCGGTGTCAAATGTGCAAGGGTGAGCATTTATTTTCCATAGTGATAAAAAGATATTTTGTTACAGTTCACATATTCTGATTGCACTGATCGTTCTTGTCCCAGTGATCATGTGTTTACTTATAACTTATGTCTTGAACATCATTATCATCTGCAGAAAAAGATTTAAGATCTTGCAGACCCTTTAATTGGGTAGTAACTTACCTTCAGTAATACTGTAATAATAAAACGATTTTTATgaggttctttttttttaaaattttcattgacATCAATTGTTAATGCCTATTCTCGTCATTTTTTTATAGCTGATTGGAGGAGTAGACATGATGCAGCAGACTATAGAACTTGGAAAGCGGCCACACATCATTGTGAGTGGTTATTTAACTGTTGGCAGTTGTTTttcttagggtttttttttaagagtTTGCAAGTGTGTATATATGGAATGTTTGTTTAATGTGAACCATCACTGGACTCCTTCACCATTGCTCATGTTTATTGAGGATCTGTATAGAAAGATTTATTCAAAATGTATATTTGGCTAATGTAGTATATGTGCATGAGTGTTAGTTTTAGGTTTTTTTACGGGAGTTTGTTGTTGAGTTGCACCGTTTAGTCTGCTAGAATATTGTCTCGGAGTCACCCTGATCCAGTAGAGAGAATTTCTTTGGCACTTGTAGTAGCAAACTCTATCACAGTCATGCATTATGCTCTTTCTAAAGAAGTGGTAGGTTTTGAGTTCCCACGTCATAAGTTACACTCATATTAGTTTTCTTAGCCTTGTAAGATTTGTAGAAGTCAGTtgtctttgaatttttttgtttattattcatACTCATGTGAGATGGGGTATTTTTTATTTACAGACGTATATTGTGGTGTTGTTACTGGGTTGTTATGTTTATTTACATTGCCCGTTTTTCTTCCTCCATCTTGCCATTTAAAGGTTGCATCACCAGGGCGTCTTGTCGATCATCTCTCCAACACCAAAGGGTTTTCTCTCCGGACATTGAAGTATTTGGTATGGCTCTCTAGTTAATTGTTACTCTCTTAGAGCAATTGAATTTTACTGGTTTCTTTATGCCCGACTTACATACCAATTTATTGTCTAATTTGAGCACTGCGTCCTGTATGTTCAATAAATTGTTTTAGGTTCAGAATTTCTAGAGTTTCCTTGGAAGCATACTATGTCATAAATTTGTTTAAAtgttaatataatatttattaattttaataggCTCTAAAAATTGGCCTTATATCTGCAATGTCAAATATTTACTTCTGGATTTTGTGTTTGCTTATCAACTTCCTGTTCCTGTCTTCCCAAAGAATAAAAGAGGAAATTTAAATTGGCTGTCATGGTTGAGGGCTGCAGATGACTTTTCCATGTAATTCTAAATGTGACATCCACTTTAAGCGCAATAGACTGATAGAGTCTCTCATACAGTATGTATGACATAGTATGCTTAAAAGGAGAGTTTCTATTAGTTGGATGGTGTCTTAGTTGTAATAAGAGTATAggtataatttttgtttttttgaatgaGTATAGGTAGACAGTATTTATAGAAGAATCCTTGTGTTATTGAAGGTCAGTGATCAGTGTTAGAGCTTATACTTCCATGCATAGACTTTTGGTGTGTTTGGACCAGTTCTGGAATATgtcttattataatattagtgtGAATTTCATGTTCTCCGACCATTTGAGAGTATCAAGATTCAAGATTCATACAAAGAGGATTCAAAATTTCATGCCAATAGCTATCGCCAGTGAATTGTACTTTGTATTGGTATTCTGATTAGTGTCATGTTTTATTTGGTCCTTTTTGTCTAAGGGATCTTATTCATATAATTATGGTATGAGAATAAATGCACTGATCTCCTTGAGGCCAGTTAACAAAGTGAGGATAAATTTTGACGTCTCTTTCTTCTCTGAGAACCTCAGGCCACGGCTATTGATGCCTCTCCTCCATAGATAAACATGGTTGTTGGTTATAATAGAGTGCTACACAGGCATAGCCATTAAAGACCCTGACTTGGCTGTAAATGATGCACGTCTGTTTGatgaattttttgatattttattatgTAGTTGCTTtatgtttgtgtgtgttgtgCAGGTTTTAGATGAGGCAGATAAGTTACTGAATGATGAGTTTGAGAAAGCCATGGATGAAATATTGAATGTTATCCCCCGTGAGCGTAAAACATACCTATTTTCTGCGACCATGACCCAGAAGGTAGGTGTCGATATATGTTCAACtgatgttttgtttatgttCTCCAACTTTTAGCATTTGAGATTTCTCCATTTTATTAATACTTGGGGGCTTGGTACATTTGATTGAAATCCCATCGGGACATGCGAGTGGGTGTCATTACAATGAACTCAAGCGAGAGAAGTGCCTAAGATTTAGTGAGGAAGTTTGACCTAGTGCTTTTTAATGATGCAGGTGCGGAAGCTTCAGCGTGCTTGTTTAAAAAATCCTGTAAAGGTAATGATATTCGCACTTGTAGACACATTTGATcaatctccatttttttttctcaactaCTAGTTTTTTTGCTACTTATTCAATTCTTCAGATTGAAGCAGCATCTAAATATTCGACTGTTGACACACTGAAGCAGCAGTATCGTTTTATTCCTGCTAAACACAAGGTTTTCTCATTCTCTTAAGTGTTCCTTTATTTATGATTATGAAGGTGCTCCGTTATGTATGAAGATGGTTAATGGATGTGCCTTGCATGAATGTTGATGACTTGATGGGCACCGAAGAGTCGGGCAATTAGATCTATGATTATGAATGCCCATTCTGGATATATCTTCATAAGCAGAAGACGTTTCGATGTGCTTTCTAGCTTGTACTTTTCAGCTTATCCCATTTTCAAATAACTGTCTTTTGTTGTATTTAATACGAATGTGACAATCCTCTTTTTTCactatgttgaaattgcatagaGAAGAAAAGTGAAAGAACAACTGTCTTACTTAAGCTAATGTCATCTTTCAATTTTCGGTGTCATAAATCAGATGGAAATTCTGGTTCTGAATGTGGAGTCGACCCAACTCCCAAGACAAAAGGGGTGGTGATGTACGTCTGAGTTTCTTGAGAGAAGTTCTCTGAAATTCAGTGCTCCCCTTATTTGCATGGGGCATCTAGTAGTGAACTATGCGGAATGACCTCAAGTCTTTAATGTGGCTTGCTCTTCGGCCTTCACTGTCGACTAATCAATTGtttatttgaaaaattagaGGTGGGGTAGAGGATAACAATCTAGTCAATTGATGATGCAAGAGTCTCTTCTGTCAATTATTCCATTTTCTATGTGGTTTAGGCTTTAGCCGTTTAGGgtcttatttatatttatttaccTTGCATGCAGGATTGCTCTCTTGTAATTATTCCATTTTCTAGATGTGGTTTTAGCCATTTAGGgtcttaatttatatttatttaccATGCATGCAGGATTGCTATCTTCTATATATTCTGATTGAGATGCATGGGTCCACGTCAATGGTGTTTACTAGAACTTGTGATGCAACTCGCTTGTTGGCTTTGATGCTTCGTAATCTTGGTTTAAGGGCAATTCCAATTAGCGGTCAGATGAGCCAGGTATGTATTGGTCTAATGAAATTGCTTAAAAGTGATTCTCATGTTTCTTTACGCTAGTGCCCTGATTTTGGTATTGGAATATTTGTGACAGTCAATGAGACTTGGAGCCTTA
The window above is part of the Tripterygium wilfordii isolate XIE 37 chromosome 3, ASM1340144v1, whole genome shotgun sequence genome. Proteins encoded here:
- the LOC119986018 gene encoding DEAD-box ATP-dependent RNA helicase 10, translating into MVVVENSMEEKSSEEITTFASLGICEQLVEACDNLGWKNPMKIQAEAIPHALQGKDLIGLAQTGSGKTGAFALPVLQALLDSPQAFFACVLSPTRELALQIADQFEALGSGIGVKCARLIGGVDMMQQTIELGKRPHIIVASPGRLVDHLSNTKGFSLRTLKYLVLDEADKLLNDEFEKAMDEILNVIPRERKTYLFSATMTQKVRKLQRACLKNPVKIEAASKYSTVDTLKQQYRFIPAKHKDCYLLYILIEMHGSTSMVFTRTCDATRLLALMLRNLGLRAIPISGQMSQSMRLGALNKFKAGECNILICTDVASRGLDIPSVDMVINYDIPTNSKDYIHRVGRTARAGRSGVAISLVNQYELEWYLQIEKLIGKKLPEFPAQQEEVLLLLERVSEAKRISQMKIKETGKKRRGGGDDDDNIDRFIGSKDKRSFKKLKK